One segment of Fibrobacter sp. UWB10 DNA contains the following:
- a CDS encoding LemA family protein, protein MTIGIIAGIVVVVLIAWFIGMYNGLVKLRNNRENAFANIDVQLKQRFDLVPQLVSTVKGYATHEKETLDKVTSARAAAMNATTVDEKVQADKALSGALAGLRISLEAYPELKANQNFLQLQNELADIENKLSAARRFFNSTTRELNNACEVFPSNIVAGMFGFKRAPMYEATEGRETLNKAPEIKF, encoded by the coding sequence ATGACTATTGGGATTATTGCCGGCATTGTCGTGGTGGTGCTGATCGCCTGGTTCATCGGAATGTATAACGGACTGGTGAAACTCCGCAATAACCGCGAAAATGCATTTGCAAACATCGATGTGCAACTCAAGCAGCGTTTTGATTTGGTGCCTCAGTTGGTGAGTACGGTCAAGGGTTATGCCACTCACGAAAAAGAGACGCTTGATAAGGTGACCTCGGCCCGTGCCGCTGCTATGAATGCAACGACCGTTGATGAAAAGGTTCAGGCTGACAAGGCTCTTTCTGGTGCGCTTGCCGGGCTCCGCATTTCGCTTGAAGCTTACCCTGAACTTAAGGCCAACCAGAACTTCTTGCAGTTGCAGAACGAACTTGCCGATATCGAAAACAAGCTCTCTGCCGCACGCCGCTTCTTTAACTCGACGACTCGCGAACTCAACAACGCTTGCGAAGTATTCCCGAGCAACATTGTAGCAGGCATGTTCGGCTTCAAGCGTGCACCCATGTACGAAGCTACCGAAGGCCGCGAAACGCTCAACAAAGCTCCCGAAATAAAGTTCTAA
- a CDS encoding YggS family pyridoxal phosphate-dependent enzyme — MEFTLDEMREHLAALEARIAEACKIAGRSRDSVKLVWVSKFHPAEAVENAIALGATDFGENRVQEAELKFSEPRTAKDGSRVRCHVIGPVQSNKLKKAAIVADCIHSIASIEAVEKLEKVCAAQNKILDILFQINAGEEETKSGLDVHEAEAFLADLESRGAAYPHLRFRGLMTIGKNTGVAEDSRECFAFLRNLQQKFLAKGGVFANFDQLSMGMTGDLEVAIEEGSTMIRVGTALFGERDYSKPVNDPV, encoded by the coding sequence ATGGAATTCACACTTGATGAAATGCGTGAGCACCTTGCTGCTCTCGAAGCAAGGATTGCCGAAGCCTGCAAGATTGCGGGCCGTAGCCGCGACTCGGTAAAGCTTGTTTGGGTGAGCAAGTTCCACCCAGCAGAAGCTGTGGAGAATGCGATTGCGCTCGGTGCCACCGATTTCGGTGAAAACCGCGTGCAAGAAGCCGAACTCAAGTTCTCTGAGCCGCGAACTGCAAAAGATGGCAGTCGCGTGCGTTGCCACGTGATTGGTCCTGTACAAAGTAACAAGCTCAAGAAAGCGGCGATTGTTGCCGACTGTATTCATTCCATCGCAAGCATCGAAGCGGTTGAAAAGCTCGAAAAAGTCTGCGCTGCCCAAAACAAGATTTTGGACATTCTCTTTCAGATTAACGCTGGTGAAGAAGAAACCAAGAGCGGGCTCGATGTGCACGAAGCCGAGGCTTTCCTTGCTGACTTGGAATCGCGCGGTGCCGCATATCCGCACTTGCGTTTCCGTGGGCTCATGACCATCGGCAAGAATACCGGTGTTGCCGAAGATAGCCGTGAATGCTTTGCATTCCTCCGTAATCTGCAGCAAAAGTTCTTGGCCAAGGGCGGTGTATTCGCCAACTTTGACCAGCTTTCAATGGGTATGACCGGTGACTTGGAAGTCGCCATTGAAGAAGGTTCCACCATGATTCGCGTGGGAACGGCCCTTTTCGGCGAACGCGACTATTCCAAGCCGGTAAACGACCCTGTTTAG
- the lon gene encoding endopeptidase La, translating into MALDTSKSYPLLPLRDAVVFPHTTRRILVGRDISLRALEYAESHDGQIILSAQKNIEQEEIENPMLDLYSVGILAHVSNVTPFPNGCVKVVLDGDCVVDLRSITTKDNFLMVTVSAHKPAITNSDKSPRFETVLTQFKEYSLHRNISEGMVDALFTMDSQINAFYGMIPFLQISMDERQRLLEIGEIDELAERLIEIMQVAADTDTMMVKVQQNVRQKMAQQQKEWFISEQIRQLQDELDGENGNSSEPDQLLKKIKAKKFSAAIQEKLEDEIGRMKLMQPTSPEYAVSRNYLDWFLTLPYGEYTDTVLNMKKVKSELDSKHFGLDKVKERIMEYVAVLKLTGTERRAPILCLVGPPGVGKTTLVESIANAMQRNFVRITLGGVRDEAEIRGHRRTYIGAMPGRFIQALRRAKCMNPIILLDEIDKMASDFRGDPASAMLEVLDPEQNHDFTDHFMEVGLDLSRVLFIATANNEAEIPEALRDRLEMVRLPGYYPHEKLQIASKYLVPRICERTGIENGKDVAFEDGIISKVIREWTREAGVRELERTLENVVRHRAKDKVMGKKYTTEVTEKTLQDYLGAPRYLDNQLPAAGRPGVIVGLAWTSVGGEILPIECMLLPGKGTLLMTGKLGDVMKESAQIALSLVRERLSRFGIDPNIVKKTDIHIHVPEGAVPKDGPSAGIALTLCLLSAFTKQPVSPEIAFTGEVSLTGACLAIGGLNEKALAALQAGVKTLRLPAQNQKDVNELPAPAKKGLKIFTHKHIDEIIKVLFKETKTDSAKKEKK; encoded by the coding sequence ATGGCATTAGACACTTCGAAATCGTATCCGTTGCTCCCTCTGAGGGATGCTGTTGTATTTCCGCACACGACCCGCCGCATTTTGGTCGGCAGGGATATTTCTTTGCGCGCACTTGAATACGCTGAATCGCACGATGGACAGATTATTCTTTCGGCTCAAAAGAATATTGAACAGGAAGAAATTGAAAACCCGATGCTCGACCTTTACTCGGTGGGCATTCTGGCGCATGTAAGCAATGTGACTCCCTTCCCGAACGGTTGCGTGAAGGTGGTGCTCGATGGCGACTGCGTGGTGGACTTGCGTTCCATTACCACCAAGGACAACTTCTTGATGGTGACTGTTTCGGCACACAAGCCTGCGATTACAAATTCCGACAAGAGCCCGCGCTTTGAAACGGTGCTCACGCAGTTCAAGGAATACTCGCTGCACAGGAACATTTCTGAAGGCATGGTAGACGCCCTGTTTACCATGGATAGCCAGATTAACGCTTTTTATGGCATGATTCCGTTCTTGCAGATTTCGATGGACGAACGCCAGCGTTTGCTCGAAATCGGTGAAATCGATGAGCTTGCCGAACGCCTGATTGAAATTATGCAGGTGGCTGCCGATACCGACACCATGATGGTCAAGGTGCAGCAGAACGTGCGCCAGAAGATGGCCCAGCAGCAGAAGGAATGGTTTATTTCGGAACAGATTCGCCAGTTGCAAGATGAGCTCGATGGCGAAAATGGAAATTCATCTGAACCGGATCAGCTGCTCAAGAAAATCAAGGCGAAAAAGTTCTCGGCCGCTATTCAAGAAAAGCTTGAAGATGAAATTGGTCGCATGAAGCTGATGCAGCCGACGTCTCCGGAATATGCCGTGAGCCGTAACTATTTGGACTGGTTCCTGACGCTCCCGTATGGCGAATACACCGACACCGTGCTCAACATGAAAAAGGTGAAGAGCGAACTCGATTCCAAGCACTTTGGCCTCGACAAGGTCAAGGAACGCATTATGGAATACGTGGCGGTCTTGAAACTGACGGGTACTGAACGCCGTGCTCCGATTCTTTGCTTGGTTGGTCCTCCGGGTGTGGGTAAGACGACGCTTGTGGAATCGATTGCGAATGCCATGCAGCGTAACTTTGTGCGCATTACCCTGGGTGGCGTGCGTGACGAAGCTGAAATTCGTGGCCACCGCCGCACTTACATTGGTGCTATGCCGGGTCGCTTTATCCAGGCGCTTCGCCGTGCCAAGTGCATGAACCCGATTATCTTGCTCGACGAAATCGACAAGATGGCAAGCGACTTCCGCGGTGACCCCGCCAGCGCCATGCTCGAAGTTTTGGACCCCGAACAGAACCATGACTTTACCGACCACTTTATGGAAGTGGGCCTCGACCTTAGTCGCGTGCTGTTTATTGCGACGGCAAACAACGAAGCCGAAATCCCCGAAGCTTTGCGCGACCGTTTGGAAATGGTGCGCCTGCCCGGTTATTATCCGCACGAAAAGTTGCAGATTGCAAGCAAGTACTTGGTGCCGCGCATTTGCGAACGCACCGGTATCGAAAACGGCAAGGATGTCGCTTTTGAAGATGGCATTATTTCGAAGGTAATTCGCGAATGGACGCGTGAAGCGGGCGTGCGCGAACTGGAACGTACTCTTGAAAACGTAGTGCGTCACCGTGCAAAAGACAAGGTGATGGGCAAGAAGTACACGACCGAAGTGACGGAAAAGACTTTGCAGGATTACCTGGGCGCTCCACGTTACCTCGACAACCAGCTGCCTGCTGCAGGCCGCCCGGGTGTTATCGTTGGCCTTGCATGGACAAGTGTCGGTGGCGAAATCTTGCCGATTGAATGCATGCTCTTGCCTGGCAAGGGTACGCTTTTGATGACGGGTAAGCTCGGCGACGTGATGAAGGAATCGGCACAGATAGCACTCAGCCTTGTGCGCGAACGCCTGAGCCGCTTTGGTATCGATCCGAATATCGTGAAAAAGACAGACATCCATATTCACGTGCCCGAAGGCGCTGTGCCCAAGGATGGCCCCTCTGCCGGTATTGCCCTCACGCTTTGCTTGCTCTCTGCATTTACCAAGCAGCCTGTCTCGCCTGAAATTGCATTCACTGGCGAAGTGAGCTTGACGGGTGCATGCCTTGCAATTGGTGGTTTGAACGAAAAGGCGCTTGCAGCCCTCCAGGCCGGCGTAAAGACCTTGCGACTCCCGGCGCAGAACCAGAAGGACGTGAACGAACTTCCGGCGCCTGCAAAGAAAGGCCTCAAGATTTTCACGCACAAGCACATTGACGAAATTATCAAGGTGCTGTTCAAGGAAACGAAAACAGACTCTGCGAAAAAAGAAAAGAAGTAA
- a CDS encoding histidine phosphatase family protein — translation MGTFFKQISLSTLVAAFLIACGDDSVSNQKEDAQDELESSSSENVVESSSSISKKTSSSSSVEELGSSSSLKEVDPDEDLGVIDSVSSVGVSGVVDLDSYTSVQKVKMVELDSADDYGETENVFSAEIGEDGAYEFKNVNLIQSFVQVSAEVTFTNLFDGKSNPITFSALGDVSSNEKFNLGLLTTLETERALVLLAGKDKLSFEAAKSKAAEDVWNMFHLDAIDFDQTETIDLSKASKSGTALVAATLLLQITAGSALFDDYDFVGTFKAIVADVAKDGKWDDEETRIKAADNALGLKISGGYDLTCEYVKERFPKNKDFDKFLTNFTMKELEFPECDGSSAGEIFFVKNKASRFYAESYNDLKHSLYRFICNEKDGWVLIPDSLKDFIGDTIPAEDGEVRRGAYSGNFFTYDGAKKEWREATALEKDRYFVLESDAKEFVDIQDVYESIKDDERVIFVIRHAERGDDTSKGGTLTDNGKKQSEELGARLTKFSEDFVLGASEFLRAHQTVESIAKGRGQSYDKRDTIPQLNDDWYAKNNEALEKAKSECGGGWEVTSKYAYTGAYSTGDNAAYYNLAERSVELIEDVLLKKYPTEKFVLLSSHDKVMVPLVAYCSNLQIELKKYDGGKWINNLAGVAIIIDKKGNRRYVAVRGLKSGYAN, via the coding sequence ATGGGGACCTTTTTTAAGCAGATTTCGCTTTCTACTTTAGTAGCAGCTTTTTTGATTGCATGTGGAGATGATTCTGTCAGTAATCAGAAGGAAGATGCTCAAGACGAATTAGAATCGTCTAGTTCTGAAAATGTTGTTGAGTCATCAAGTTCAATCTCAAAAAAGACATCTTCGTCAAGTAGCGTTGAAGAACTTGGCTCTTCATCTAGCTTAAAAGAGGTTGATCCTGACGAAGATCTCGGCGTTATTGATTCCGTTTCTAGTGTCGGCGTTTCTGGTGTTGTTGATTTGGATAGCTATACCAGTGTCCAAAAGGTCAAAATGGTGGAGTTGGATTCCGCTGATGACTATGGTGAAACGGAAAATGTTTTCTCGGCAGAAATTGGCGAGGACGGCGCTTATGAATTCAAGAATGTCAACTTGATTCAGTCTTTTGTTCAAGTCTCCGCTGAAGTAACCTTTACAAATCTTTTCGATGGAAAGTCTAATCCGATTACATTCTCTGCCTTAGGGGATGTTTCCTCGAATGAAAAGTTCAACTTGGGTCTCTTGACGACTCTTGAAACGGAACGTGCTCTTGTACTTTTGGCAGGGAAGGACAAGCTTTCTTTTGAAGCTGCAAAGAGCAAGGCTGCTGAAGATGTGTGGAATATGTTCCACTTGGATGCTATTGATTTTGACCAAACCGAGACGATTGATCTTTCTAAGGCTAGTAAGTCTGGGACTGCTCTTGTGGCGGCAACGCTCTTGTTGCAGATTACTGCTGGTTCTGCTTTATTCGATGATTACGATTTTGTAGGAACGTTTAAGGCTATAGTTGCCGATGTCGCAAAGGATGGTAAGTGGGACGACGAAGAGACTCGGATTAAAGCTGCCGATAATGCTCTTGGATTGAAAATATCTGGTGGTTATGATCTCACTTGCGAATACGTCAAAGAACGTTTCCCTAAGAATAAAGACTTTGATAAGTTCCTCACGAACTTCACCATGAAGGAATTGGAATTCCCGGAATGCGATGGCAGTTCTGCGGGGGAAATATTCTTTGTCAAGAATAAGGCTAGTCGTTTTTATGCAGAGTCGTATAACGATCTGAAACATTCACTTTACCGCTTTATCTGTAATGAAAAGGATGGATGGGTGCTCATCCCGGATAGCTTGAAGGACTTCATTGGTGATACAATACCCGCCGAAGATGGCGAAGTCCGTCGTGGTGCGTACTCGGGCAATTTCTTTACGTACGATGGTGCAAAGAAGGAATGGCGTGAGGCGACAGCTCTTGAAAAAGACCGTTATTTTGTCTTGGAGTCTGATGCAAAGGAATTTGTGGATATCCAGGATGTCTATGAAAGTATCAAGGACGATGAACGCGTCATCTTTGTGATCCGCCATGCCGAACGTGGTGACGATACGAGCAAGGGTGGGACGCTTACGGATAATGGCAAAAAACAGTCCGAAGAACTTGGCGCTCGACTCACGAAGTTCAGCGAGGACTTTGTCCTTGGTGCTTCTGAATTCTTGCGCGCCCATCAGACGGTGGAATCGATTGCGAAGGGGCGTGGGCAGTCTTACGACAAGCGCGATACGATTCCGCAGCTGAACGATGATTGGTATGCCAAGAATAATGAGGCTCTCGAAAAGGCGAAGAGCGAGTGTGGCGGTGGCTGGGAAGTGACTTCTAAGTACGCCTACACGGGTGCTTATTCGACGGGTGATAATGCCGCATACTACAATCTCGCCGAACGTTCCGTGGAGCTTATCGAGGATGTTCTTCTCAAGAAGTACCCGACAGAAAAGTTCGTCCTTTTGAGTTCACATGACAAGGTGATGGTTCCGCTTGTGGCTTATTGTTCAAACTTGCAGATTGAACTTAAGAAATATGATGGCGGCAAGTGGATTAACAACCTAGCAGGCGTTGCGATTATCATTGACAAGAAGGGAAATCGCCGCTATGTCGCGGTTCGCGGTCTCAAGTCTGGGTATGCGAACTAG
- a CDS encoding TIGR02147 family protein translates to MKPITEYRDYRCCMQDFYDERKRTGSFTWREFARLAGFTSPTYLKLVCEGKSSLSELGIERVATAMNLGGFEYNYFRYLVRYNQAKDDETKKNAFASMKDIAKANKIRVVDADAFTYFESWKNPVLRELATMMPGATPEAVAEMCWQPVTAEEVRKSLDFMVSVGILQRKSKNVYVQTDKALVGNSEVMPLVVRSMLREMAGFGQKAIDEFDTNERDVSGVTMGIDRETYEQIVRELESCRRKIVAIANTSKEPCQVYRLNLQMFPLSKNTQKK, encoded by the coding sequence ATGAAACCAATAACTGAATATCGTGATTATCGCTGCTGCATGCAGGACTTTTACGATGAACGCAAGAGGACGGGTTCGTTCACTTGGCGAGAGTTTGCCCGCTTGGCGGGCTTCACATCGCCAACGTACTTGAAGCTTGTGTGCGAAGGGAAAAGCAGCCTCAGCGAACTGGGGATCGAAAGAGTCGCCACGGCCATGAATCTGGGGGGCTTCGAATACAATTATTTTCGCTATCTGGTGCGGTACAACCAAGCCAAGGATGACGAAACAAAAAAGAACGCCTTCGCAAGCATGAAGGATATCGCGAAAGCGAACAAGATTCGAGTGGTCGATGCCGACGCCTTCACGTATTTTGAATCTTGGAAAAATCCAGTCCTGCGTGAACTGGCGACCATGATGCCAGGCGCCACCCCCGAAGCAGTCGCCGAGATGTGCTGGCAGCCGGTTACAGCAGAAGAAGTTCGCAAGTCACTAGACTTTATGGTGAGCGTCGGAATATTACAGCGCAAGTCGAAAAACGTCTATGTACAGACAGACAAAGCATTGGTCGGCAATTCCGAAGTGATGCCCCTAGTAGTGCGCTCCATGCTCCGCGAAATGGCCGGCTTTGGACAGAAGGCTATCGACGAGTTCGACACCAATGAACGCGATGTTTCCGGCGTGACCATGGGAATCGACCGAGAAACCTATGAACAAATTGTGCGGGAACTAGAATCCTGCCGCAGAAAAATTGTGGCTATCGCCAACACGAGTAAGGAACCGTGTCAAGTTTACCGCTTAAACTTGCAAATGTTCCCATTGTCAAAGAATACACAAAAAAAATAG
- a CDS encoding replication-associated recombination protein A produces the protein MDQPLAERLRPRNLDEFLGQNKILGEQSLLRKSLENDSVPSMIFWGPPGCGKTSLAHVIRQHTKKAFVALSAVASGVKEVKEVLADARRMKGMFKDTILFIDEIHRFNKGQQDALLGAVEDGTVTLIGATTENPGFEVNSALLSRCQLILFAPLSKDDLRTLIFSALRDHPRGLQLKDVEVEDAVVDKLIAQSDGDARFLLNQIEWIGKNLGDKKVIDEKLLEEFQYKKPLRYDKGGEEHYNLISALHKSVRGSDPDAALYWLHRMLQGGEDPRFILRRLMRMSMEDIGLADPNALLLATSAREAYDFMGIPEGLIALDELAIYLSLAPKSNSVELAGMKADSIVKQTGTLPVPRAFRNSVTKVGEKLGYGIDYQYDHDSPGAYSAQEHLPKQLEGTEIYQPKPYGKEKQLGERLAQLKQIKREKNNQK, from the coding sequence ATGGATCAGCCGCTCGCCGAAAGATTACGCCCCAGAAACTTAGATGAGTTTTTAGGCCAGAACAAGATTCTGGGCGAGCAGAGCTTGTTGCGCAAGAGTCTCGAAAACGACAGCGTGCCGAGCATGATCTTTTGGGGCCCTCCGGGCTGCGGAAAGACGAGCCTCGCCCACGTGATTCGCCAACATACCAAGAAAGCGTTTGTCGCCCTGTCGGCTGTGGCCAGTGGCGTCAAAGAAGTCAAGGAAGTCTTAGCAGATGCCCGCAGAATGAAGGGCATGTTCAAGGACACGATTCTTTTTATCGACGAAATCCACCGCTTTAACAAGGGCCAGCAGGATGCGCTGTTGGGTGCCGTCGAAGACGGCACGGTGACGCTTATAGGCGCCACCACCGAAAACCCGGGGTTTGAGGTCAACAGCGCTTTACTTAGCCGCTGCCAGCTGATTCTTTTTGCGCCCTTAAGTAAAGACGACTTGCGCACGCTGATTTTCAGCGCCTTGCGCGATCATCCTCGTGGCTTGCAGCTGAAGGATGTTGAAGTCGAAGACGCCGTCGTCGATAAACTCATAGCTCAGTCCGACGGTGACGCACGATTCCTGCTGAATCAGATTGAATGGATAGGCAAGAATCTAGGCGACAAGAAAGTCATCGACGAAAAACTCCTCGAAGAATTTCAATACAAGAAGCCCCTGCGCTACGACAAAGGCGGCGAAGAGCATTACAATTTAATTTCTGCCTTGCATAAGTCCGTTCGCGGTTCGGACCCTGATGCCGCCCTCTATTGGCTGCACCGTATGCTGCAAGGTGGCGAAGACCCGCGATTCATTCTGCGCAGACTCATGCGCATGAGCATGGAAGATATCGGCCTCGCCGACCCGAACGCTTTGTTACTTGCTACGAGCGCCCGCGAAGCCTACGACTTTATGGGAATTCCCGAAGGCCTGATCGCCCTCGACGAACTTGCGATTTACCTTTCGCTTGCCCCCAAGAGCAACAGCGTGGAACTCGCAGGAATGAAGGCCGACTCAATCGTGAAGCAGACAGGCACTCTCCCTGTACCACGCGCCTTCCGCAATTCGGTCACGAAGGTCGGCGAAAAATTGGGCTACGGAATCGACTACCAGTACGATCACGACAGCCCCGGCGCTTACTCCGCTCAAGAACACCTGCCCAAGCAACTCGAAGGCACCGAGATTTACCAGCCCAAGCCCTACGGCAAGGAAAAGCAACTCGGCGAAAGACTTGCGCAGCTTAAGCAGATTAAGCGAGAGAAGAATAATCAGAAATAA
- a CDS encoding M48 family metallopeptidase translates to MKYVGLQTQIWRNNRNSVLLLCMFPLIILGMVFATIVIMDYFGALCPLMQGGCPADHTTHMKYGLMHWPEVWDAFWTVLPYTLQIVGVWFIIAYCANTAIIRHTTHAKPLERKDNLRVYNIVENLCIAGGIEMPQINIVEDSGLNAFASGIDVPSFTITLTTGLIEKLNDAELSAVVGHELTHIKNRDTRLMVVCIVFVGIFATLQTISIKLLSAMLRGAGRRPRNRRGGGNGGGVIIIFILMLVIIWSTVGYIFSWFTRLAISRTREYVADAGGAELCGDPWALASALQKISDEPGLDSVRRSDVAQLYIIHPDEEFDNNMKLKGWIAKANIMFCTHPDTPERIRLLKQF, encoded by the coding sequence ATGAAATACGTAGGCCTTCAAACCCAGATTTGGCGGAACAACCGCAACAGTGTTTTGCTGTTGTGCATGTTCCCCCTTATTATTTTGGGAATGGTCTTTGCGACAATCGTCATTATGGATTATTTTGGGGCGCTCTGCCCCCTGATGCAGGGTGGTTGTCCTGCTGACCATACGACGCACATGAAATACGGCCTAATGCATTGGCCCGAAGTGTGGGATGCCTTTTGGACTGTGCTCCCGTATACACTCCAGATTGTAGGTGTGTGGTTCATTATCGCTTATTGCGCAAATACCGCTATTATTCGCCATACGACGCATGCCAAGCCTCTTGAACGCAAAGATAACCTGCGCGTCTATAATATTGTCGAAAACCTCTGCATTGCGGGCGGCATCGAAATGCCGCAAATCAACATTGTGGAGGACTCTGGCCTGAACGCATTCGCGAGCGGCATTGACGTGCCCTCGTTTACCATTACGCTCACGACCGGCCTTATTGAAAAACTGAATGACGCTGAACTTTCTGCTGTTGTGGGCCACGAACTCACGCATATCAAGAACCGTGACACGCGACTCATGGTCGTGTGCATTGTGTTCGTGGGCATTTTTGCGACCCTTCAGACGATTTCTATAAAGCTGCTTTCGGCAATGCTCCGTGGAGCGGGTCGGCGTCCGCGCAACAGACGTGGTGGGGGCAATGGCGGCGGAGTCATTATCATCTTTATTCTGATGCTGGTTATTATTTGGAGTACTGTCGGTTATATCTTTAGCTGGTTTACGCGTCTTGCAATCTCTCGCACCCGCGAATACGTGGCCGATGCCGGCGGTGCTGAACTCTGTGGCGACCCTTGGGCGCTAGCCTCTGCCTTGCAGAAGATTTCAGATGAACCGGGCCTTGATAGCGTTCGCCGTAGCGACGTGGCACAGCTCTACATTATTCACCCCGACGAAGAATTTGACAACAACATGAAACTCAAGGGCTGGATTGCCAAAGCAAACATCATGTTCTGCACCCATCCCGACACACCAGAGAGAATTCGGCTGTTGAAGCAGTTCTAA
- a CDS encoding thioesterase family protein produces the protein MEICTYKHTARIEVRYAETDQMGIVHHSVYAVWFEQARTEYFRTAGASYADMEAEGFGAPVLELNIKFKQPTRYGEFVDIETTMYREGLKVRFEYKLYVDGKLCTLGTSLHCMLKNGRPTRELPSSFSKFEFVEA, from the coding sequence ATGGAAATTTGTACATATAAACACACCGCAAGAATTGAAGTCCGCTACGCAGAGACCGACCAAATGGGCATTGTCCACCACTCCGTTTACGCAGTATGGTTCGAACAAGCCCGCACCGAATACTTCCGCACCGCAGGTGCAAGTTACGCAGACATGGAAGCTGAAGGCTTCGGAGCCCCAGTACTTGAACTCAATATCAAGTTCAAGCAGCCGACCCGCTATGGCGAATTCGTAGACATCGAAACCACTATGTACCGCGAAGGCCTCAAGGTGCGGTTTGAATACAAACTATACGTAGACGGCAAGCTCTGCACCCTCGGGACCTCGCTCCACTGCATGCTGAAAAACGGCAGACCCACCCGCGAACTACCGAGCAGCTTCAGCAAGTTCGAATTCGTAGAAGCATAG